A segment of the Mangrovimonas sp. YM274 genome:
AACAGCAGCTTCCAAAGAAACTGTTAGATTATTACAACTAAAACACACCAAAGCAATTAAACACTAATGGTATTGTCAAAAGACACATTCGAGCTGGCTACGCTACAACACGAAGATGCTCCTAGTCTTAGCCAATTGATGATTACCAACGGGAGGCGTTTTCAGTTGTACCTACCAAAAACCTTAGCGCAGAATATTTCGGAAGAAGCTTCCGTAAACTACATTGCTCAACAGCGAGAAGCCATTATTGAGCAAACAGAATACACCTTTGCCATAAAGGATTTAGAAACGTCCAAAGTGGCAGGTCTCGTCATTTTAAAAAACCTTAACTGGAACCAAAATCAAGGAGAATTTGCTTATTGCCTGGGAAACAATTATACAGGCAATGGCTGGATGGTAAAGGCCCTAAAAACCAGCATTCAATTTGCATTTAACGACCTAGCCCTCCAAACTCTGAATATATTAGTACACAAAACCAACACCCCTAGTGTTAATGTCGCCAAAAGATGCGGATTTTCATGGGTTAAAACATTAGAAAACGATTACATATCCTCTGCCAAAGGCCCTTTGGATATGGAATTATACCAATTACATAATGAAAGATAAGTTTTATTCATACATACAAAATTTACAAGATACCATTACCTCAACTTTGGAAAGCATTGATGGCAAAGCCACGTTTCGTCAAGATCTTTGGGAACGTCCCGAAGGCGGCGGCGGCAGAACCCGAGTGATCGAAAACGGTAAGGTATTTGAAAAAGGCGGCGTTAATATTTCTGCGGTTCACGGCAAACTTCCGGAGAGCATGCAAACCTATTTTGGCGTGAAGGATGCCAACTTTTTTGCCTGTGGCCTTAGTTTGGTATTGCATCCTAAAAGCCCCATGGTGCCAACCGTACATGCCAATTGGCGCTATTTTGAAATGTACAATGAACAAGGTGAGATTGTTGACCAATGGTTTGGAGGCGGACAAGATTTAACGCCATATTATTTATTTGAAGAAGATGCGATCCACTTCCATAACACCTGTAAAACAGCCTGCGACAAACACCATCCAGACTTCTACCAAGAATATAAAACAAAATGCGACAAGTATTTCTGGAACAGCCATCGCAATGAAGCCAGAGGTCTTGGCGGTTTATTCTTTGACTACTGCAAAGCCACTGATGAGATGAGCATGGAAGATTGGTACAATTTTGTCACCGAAGTAGGCAACAGCTTTTTGGAAGCCTATGTACCAATTGTTGAAAAACGCAAAAACCTTCCGTATACGGAAGCCAATAGAACATGGCAAGAAATACGCCGTGGGCGTTACGTAGAATTTAATTTGGTACATGACAAAGGCACTTTGTTTGGCTTGCGAACCAACGGCCGTATAGAAAGTATTTTGATGAGTTTACCTCCTCATGTACAATGGGTATATGACCACCATCCAGAAGAGGGCAGCCCGGAAGCAGCATTGCTCTCCGTTTTAAAACAACCAAAAACATGGGTTTAAAATTAGGTATACTTAACCTTTTAACAGTCCTTTCAGGCACCTCTGTTTGGGCCCAAATTACTCCTGAAGAAATTGTTCAGGACACCACGACCACAAACATTATTTACAAAGAGGCCTCGGAATACAAGGCGTCCTACCCCAATAGGATTACAGCCCGTGCGTTTTATGTAAACACTTCCAACGACTTAAAAATCAAAGATCGTAACTCGGATGATTTCTTCAATCTCCAACCCAACAAACAAAACAGGATTGGAGCTTCTGTTTCCTTTCGAGGTATTTCAGGCTCCTACTCTTTTGCGCCCGATTTTATGGGAACCAATAAGGACAATGAAGACTCCAAACTGTTCACCTTAAGTTTTAGAACCTTTTTTGGAGATCATTTCATGCAAACCTTCGAATTGTTTAAAGAGAAAGGGTTCTACCTGAAGTTTAATAATAGTGACGATATATCCGTCTATTTACCACATTCCAAAAACTTTAAAATTGGAGGGGCCACATCCTATATATGGAATGAGAATTTTTCGTTTAGAGCCATCACCTCACAGGACGAAAAACAATTGAAAAGTACCGGAAGCTTTATTCCTAGAATTATCTATTATTATTCAAAATTCAATTTGGAAGGCAATAGCACTGAAACTGGGGATTACATTGATTTCAGTTACTATTCCTTTGATATTGCTTTTGCCCCTTCCTATTATTACAATTATGTTCCCACAAATAACCTTCTTCTGTCTGGTGGTGTGTCTGCCGGGATTGGATTGAACCACTCAAAATCGGAAGGAGAAGATGCCTTAAACTCTTTATTGACCGAATTGAACTTCAGGGCCGCCGCCACCTACGATATTGACAACTTATATTTAGGCGCTCATTATAGTTACTTAATTCTGAACCATTCTGCCGATAGGTCATCCCGCGCAGCAGACAATATTCCTTATTTTCAAATATTTGTAGGTTATCGCTTTAAAGCACCCAAATCTCTAGTAGGATTTGCAGATGATATGCAGAATAAGATGAACAATAAAATTGACAATTTAAAACACAAATCATAATGTACCCATTAAGACGAAATAGAAGACTACGCACCAATGAAGCCATACGCTCTTTGGTTCGTGAAACCATAATCACCCCCAACGATTTTCTAGTGCCATTGTTTGTCGTGGAAGGCAAAAACGTAAAAGAAGAAATCCCATCAATGCCCAACTATTTTAGATACAGCTTGGACCTTTTGGAAAAAGAAGTGAAAGAGTTATGGAAGCTCGGGTTAAAATCGGTGTTGTTGTTTGTAAAAGTGCCTGACAATCTAAAAGACAATAAAGGTACGGAAGCTATCAACCCTAACGGACTGATGCAACGTGCCGTAAAAACTGTAAAAAATGCCTGTCCGGACATGTTGGTGATGACCGATGTAGCTTTGGATCCCTATTCTTCTTTTGGGCATGACGGTATTGTTGAAAACGGATTGATTCTGAATGATGACACGGTAGAGATCCTAACAGAAATGAGCCTTTCGCATGCTGAAGCTGGCGCCAACTTTGTGGCACCAAGTGATATGATGGACGGTAGGATCCTTTCCATCAGGGAAGCTTTGGAAGACGAAGGCTATTTCAATACTGGTATCATGAGCTATTCAGCGAAATATGCCTCGGCCTTTTATGGACCTTTTAGAGATGCCCTAGATTCTGCTCCAGTGGACATGATCGATATTCCAAAGGACAAAAAATCTTACCAAATGGATTACGCCAACCGCTTTGAAGCCATTCGAGAAACCGAAATGGACATCGATGAAGGTGCCGATATCGTGATGGTAAAACCAGGCTTATGCTATTTGGACATTGTTCGCGAGATTAAAAATGAAGTGGATGTGCCTGTGGCTGTATACCAAGTTTCTGGAGAATATGCCATGGTAAAGGCCGCTGCCGAAAAAGGATGGCTAGACCACGATGCCGTTATGATGGAACAGGTAACAGCCATTAAACGGGCCGGGGCCGACATAATCGCCTCCTATTTTGCAAAGGATGTGGTAAAACTTTTAAATAGTTAACCCATTTAAATCAAATAGAAGCATCTCGAAAGCATTGCATCACCTTTAGCAAAGCTGGTTTTATAGAAATACACAAAAGCCTTATTCCATTGTTTAACAAAGAATAAGGCTTCTTTAAATATATTAGTTTTCAATCAACAAAAACTTTCAACAACATTCAAATTGATAAATTATGCGGTTAACTCGTTGGATTTCGTAAATTAGTAAACTACCTCGAAACATGTATCGAGGAATTGATAAACAAAATTTGTATTCCGGACTTGTCTCGGAGTATTTTTATCTCGATAATCGAGGAAAACGAAAACCACTATATGAGCGCATTAATTTTTTGGGCTACCATTTCAATATTCTTCTCTTTTTTATGTTCCATCTTGGAAGCCGTCCTGTTGAGCGTTACCCCAACCTTTATCAACATTAAAAAACAGGAAGGGAAACACTATGCAGAAACACTGGAGAATTTAAAAAAGGACGTCGACAAACCCCTTATTGCCATCTTGACACTCAACACCATTGCCCATACTTTAGGAGCGATGATGGTAGGGATTCAAGCTGAAAAATTGCCTTATAAAATTGAACTTTTTGGCGTAAATACGGTAGGAGTCGTTTCCGCTATCATGACGTTTCTGATTCTAGTCGTTTCGGAGATTATCCCGAAAACTATAGGTGCTACCTATTGGAAACAATTGGCCAATTTTACAGCAAAGGCCCTTACCGCTTTAATTTTTCCATTGAAATGGACTGGCCTTTTATGGCTACTGCAACTTACTACCAAACTTATTGGAGGGAAAGGGCATCATGGAAGCGTTCTTAGCCGCGAAGATTTTCATGCCATGACCAATTTAGCAGAGGAGGAAGGAGTGTTTTTGGAATCTGAAAGTAAGGTTATCAAAAACCTGTTAACCTTTAAGGATGTTCAGGCCAAAGATATCATGACCCCGCGGACTGTGATGAAAATTGAAAATGAAAGCGAAACCATTGCCGAATTCTTTGAGAGAAACTCCAATATTCGGTTTTCCAGAATCCCAGTCTATTCAGGCGAATCAGATAATATTACAGGCTTGGTATTGAAGGACGAAGCGTTTAGGGAAATGGCATTTGGTCACGGAAAAAAAATTCTATCAGAAATCAAACGAGATATCATCATTATCAACAGGAACATGCCTATTCCTAAACTTTTTGAACTCTTGGTGGAAAGCAAAAACCATATGGCTTTAGTTGTAGATGAGTATGGCTCCATCAGTGGCTTGGTTACTATGGAAGATGTAATTGAAACCCTTTTGGGCCTTGAAATTATGGACGAAAGCGACAACATTGCAGATTTACAAATGCTCGCTAGAAAAAGTTGGGAAGATAGAGCCAAACGCCTTGGTCTTATCGAAGATTAACCCCTATGGACACCTGCATTATCAATACACCTTTAGGGTATACTAAAATTTCTGGCAATCAAGATGGCATTACATCAGTTACCGTTTTAGATACCAAAGAAACACCTACGGATGTTATTCCTGAAGTTTTAGAAGATTGCGCGTATCAACTCCATGAGTATTTCGAGGGCAAACGCCAACAATTCAACCTCCAATTAAACCCTGAAGGCACCGAATTTCAAAAAACAGTCTGGAAGCAGCTAGCAACCATTCCCTACGGAACAACCACCTCGTATTTAGAACTCTCGAAACAATTGGGAGACATCAAGGCCATAAGAGCGGTGGCGAATGCCAATGGCAAAAACCCCATTTGGATCATTGTTCCATGCCACAGAGTTATAGGAAGCGATGGCAGTCTCACTGGTTATGCAGGAGGATTACACCGCAAACAATGGCTTTTGGAACACGAAAGCCCGTACAAACAACAACGCCTCTTTTAAAAATTTCTGCTATATTTAGTTATTAAATCAACTTAGATGAAGCTCGTCAAAAAACTCCTTACATGGACAATACTCCTATGCGGCATCATTGTCATTGCATTGTACGCCACAGACACCGATTATTTAATTAAAGCGGTGCGCACCATTTATCTAAATGGGCATACTACCGCCTACCTCAACGATTACAAAAAATTTGATAATAGGCCTATTGCCCCTGGTTTGCCACAGCCTTGGCCAAATCACAAAGACTACAATACGGTAAAAGCCACAGCACTTTTAAGTAACATCCATAAAGAAAACGGCAGTGTAGCCTATGTCATCATAAAAAACGACAGTATTTGGTTTGAAGATTATTTTGATGGATTTAATAGCACCTCCCAAAGTAATTCCTTTTCCATGGCCAAAAGTTACGTGTCGGCTATGTTAGGAAAGGCCATAATGGAAGGCCATATCAA
Coding sequences within it:
- the hemF gene encoding oxygen-dependent coproporphyrinogen oxidase, whose protein sequence is MKDKFYSYIQNLQDTITSTLESIDGKATFRQDLWERPEGGGGRTRVIENGKVFEKGGVNISAVHGKLPESMQTYFGVKDANFFACGLSLVLHPKSPMVPTVHANWRYFEMYNEQGEIVDQWFGGGQDLTPYYLFEEDAIHFHNTCKTACDKHHPDFYQEYKTKCDKYFWNSHRNEARGLGGLFFDYCKATDEMSMEDWYNFVTEVGNSFLEAYVPIVEKRKNLPYTEANRTWQEIRRGRYVEFNLVHDKGTLFGLRTNGRIESILMSLPPHVQWVYDHHPEEGSPEAALLSVLKQPKTWV
- a CDS encoding GNAT family N-acetyltransferase, giving the protein MVLSKDTFELATLQHEDAPSLSQLMITNGRRFQLYLPKTLAQNISEEASVNYIAQQREAIIEQTEYTFAIKDLETSKVAGLVILKNLNWNQNQGEFAYCLGNNYTGNGWMVKALKTSIQFAFNDLALQTLNILVHKTNTPSVNVAKRCGFSWVKTLENDYISSAKGPLDMELYQLHNER
- a CDS encoding CNNM domain-containing protein, producing the protein MSALIFWATISIFFSFLCSILEAVLLSVTPTFINIKKQEGKHYAETLENLKKDVDKPLIAILTLNTIAHTLGAMMVGIQAEKLPYKIELFGVNTVGVVSAIMTFLILVVSEIIPKTIGATYWKQLANFTAKALTALIFPLKWTGLLWLLQLTTKLIGGKGHHGSVLSREDFHAMTNLAEEEGVFLESESKVIKNLLTFKDVQAKDIMTPRTVMKIENESETIAEFFERNSNIRFSRIPVYSGESDNITGLVLKDEAFREMAFGHGKKILSEIKRDIIIINRNMPIPKLFELLVESKNHMALVVDEYGSISGLVTMEDVIETLLGLEIMDESDNIADLQMLARKSWEDRAKRLGLIED
- the hemB gene encoding porphobilinogen synthase gives rise to the protein MYPLRRNRRLRTNEAIRSLVRETIITPNDFLVPLFVVEGKNVKEEIPSMPNYFRYSLDLLEKEVKELWKLGLKSVLLFVKVPDNLKDNKGTEAINPNGLMQRAVKTVKNACPDMLVMTDVALDPYSSFGHDGIVENGLILNDDTVEILTEMSLSHAEAGANFVAPSDMMDGRILSIREALEDEGYFNTGIMSYSAKYASAFYGPFRDALDSAPVDMIDIPKDKKSYQMDYANRFEAIRETEMDIDEGADIVMVKPGLCYLDIVREIKNEVDVPVAVYQVSGEYAMVKAAAEKGWLDHDAVMMEQVTAIKRAGADIIASYFAKDVVKLLNS
- a CDS encoding methylated-DNA--[protein]-cysteine S-methyltransferase, producing MDTCIINTPLGYTKISGNQDGITSVTVLDTKETPTDVIPEVLEDCAYQLHEYFEGKRQQFNLQLNPEGTEFQKTVWKQLATIPYGTTTSYLELSKQLGDIKAIRAVANANGKNPIWIIVPCHRVIGSDGSLTGYAGGLHRKQWLLEHESPYKQQRLF
- a CDS encoding DUF4421 family protein; this translates as MGLKLGILNLLTVLSGTSVWAQITPEEIVQDTTTTNIIYKEASEYKASYPNRITARAFYVNTSNDLKIKDRNSDDFFNLQPNKQNRIGASVSFRGISGSYSFAPDFMGTNKDNEDSKLFTLSFRTFFGDHFMQTFELFKEKGFYLKFNNSDDISVYLPHSKNFKIGGATSYIWNENFSFRAITSQDEKQLKSTGSFIPRIIYYYSKFNLEGNSTETGDYIDFSYYSFDIAFAPSYYYNYVPTNNLLLSGGVSAGIGLNHSKSEGEDALNSLLTELNFRAAATYDIDNLYLGAHYSYLILNHSADRSSRAADNIPYFQIFVGYRFKAPKSLVGFADDMQNKMNNKIDNLKHKS